One window of the Paraburkholderia sp. PGU19 genome contains the following:
- a CDS encoding META domain-containing protein, with translation MQPTSATPRDARTSANPDASSNAPDTAARVSLRRRAGYALAVVSMAASLSMLVAACSMPKHADTEAPPPDPFNPAATQLLDNTDWQLSSWKLASGSTREVPGGASGEPITLVLSTETGMRRASGFSGCNRYTGTYMLKDGKLNFGPLAGTRMACATPGGNIEGAYLGALAHVERSAVDMRKPQQLQLILDNGDTLVFARRGQ, from the coding sequence ATGCAGCCCACGTCCGCCACGCCACGCGACGCACGCACGAGCGCCAACCCCGACGCATCGTCGAATGCACCTGACACGGCTGCGCGCGTGTCGCTGCGCCGGCGCGCGGGTTATGCGCTGGCCGTCGTGTCGATGGCCGCGTCACTGTCCATGCTCGTCGCCGCCTGCTCGATGCCGAAACACGCTGACACGGAAGCCCCGCCGCCCGATCCGTTCAACCCGGCGGCCACGCAACTGCTCGACAACACCGACTGGCAACTCAGCAGCTGGAAGCTCGCCTCGGGCAGCACGCGCGAGGTGCCGGGCGGCGCGAGCGGCGAACCCATCACGCTCGTGCTGTCGACGGAAACAGGCATGCGCCGCGCCAGCGGCTTCTCCGGCTGCAACCGCTACACAGGCACGTACATGCTCAAGGACGGCAAGCTGAACTTCGGGCCGCTCGCGGGTACGCGCATGGCGTGCGCGACGCCGGGTGGCAACATCGAAGGCGCATATCTCGGCGCGCTTGCGCATGTCGAGCGCTCGGCCGTCGATATGCGCAAGCCGCAGCAACTTCAGTTGATCCTCGATAACGGCGACACGCTCGTGTTCGCGCGGCGCGGCCAATGA
- a CDS encoding DNA translocase FtsK: MQTVVFGWFGASAVWFLPLLWRLVKSALPGGAGLRGPGTIRLWLGFVCVLIASCTLEASLVNVQGLDGFGHALSTGLTHLLGRVATPLVMLGLFAVSLPWLIGFRWPSFFAWANEAFGLGLSRGAREDEPRGHASRAAETAPSHSSAPINTMAPKTNGRYARPTVWRPPSTTRAAGAATASVAAGEALSMPAGSMAASAGGTVRNAVGNATGGAPGSPASVHRASAPKPWTPAEPVSPSGWLNTDTPRPHSRETVAPLMEAARVAATPPTVFGSTAALQSSKAAAANAGARGPSVNPAVASARSAALRGATLAQSRQTASVGAATPAAPTRRVVAPSASPAVRRDTPNLKVPAYTRANPPAQPVAPASSVQETLRSIEENAARWTTLAGASLARRTASDPAKVVDTHSASAPADGVNAQTLSATGPAVEASMGSASSAAVSGAAAVAAVDQAVSALEAAIATHTTPAAETVAPVESANGAERNEEQAHAVVAVPPVVSSAEVQSHVAEAEPQAQTVAAEQTDSPRAETEIAHAQPTAIVSNVTASATVVEADAHASAAPAIESTVVAAVSEPVEPQLQAVAERVATETQAIEQSVAPVAPTSTSLEPVTAIASSEQPAAPSTEASMPFVESAPADAIATPAQPTSTHLDEHETAATHPELPTQIAVAEQPATVAHAVESPAKPEAPVAPSTHIASETVSPAAEEPALAEQVETAPTPLAPWDAITQSVSLLRVASTTAPSTQQARHASVSNAPAYGDADTPTEPVAVSTAFDDTSDETAPEAPSNIVRFPGTALVAQAPEQNTADEFEPDLAQDEPEAQQDAQQEPPAAAPPRPAVRGHSGPAFEFYAPAASHIELPSLDLLAPASTETEPVSEEKLAETGALIEQRLQEFKVPVTVVGASAGPVITRFEVEPALGVRGSQIVGLMKDLSRGLGLTSIRVVETIPGKTCMGLELPNARRQTIRLSEILEANVYQKSASNLTLAMGKDITGHPVVTDLAKAPHMLVAGTTGSGKSVAINAMIVSLLYKATPEDVRMIMIDPKMLELSVYEGIPHLLAPVVTDMKLAANALNWCVGEMEKRYRLMSAVGVRNLQGFNQKIRDAAAKEKKIGNPFSLTPDAPEPLSPLPLIVVVIDELADLMMVAGKKIEELIARLAQKARAAGIHLILATQRPSVDVITGLIKANIPTRVAFQVSSKIDSRTILDQMGAESLLGQGDMLFLPPGTGYPQRVHGAFVADEEVHRIVEHLKQFGEPEYIEGILDGPATDGGGTQDLFGETPDAEADPLYDEAVSFVVRTRRASISAVQRQLRIGYNRAARLVEQMETAGLVSAMGINGSREVLAPGPAE, translated from the coding sequence ATGCAAACGGTAGTTTTCGGCTGGTTCGGCGCTTCCGCCGTCTGGTTTCTTCCCCTGTTGTGGCGTCTCGTGAAGTCCGCGCTGCCGGGCGGCGCGGGCCTGCGCGGTCCCGGCACGATCCGGCTGTGGCTCGGCTTTGTCTGCGTGCTGATCGCGAGCTGCACGCTGGAGGCGTCGCTCGTCAATGTGCAGGGGCTCGACGGCTTCGGGCATGCGCTGTCGACGGGTCTCACGCATCTGTTGGGGCGCGTCGCGACACCGCTCGTGATGCTCGGCCTGTTCGCGGTGTCGCTGCCATGGCTCATCGGTTTCAGGTGGCCGTCGTTCTTCGCTTGGGCGAACGAGGCGTTCGGTCTTGGGCTGTCGCGTGGCGCACGTGAAGACGAACCGCGCGGCCACGCCTCGCGTGCCGCCGAGACGGCGCCGTCCCATAGCAGCGCGCCCATCAATACGATGGCGCCGAAAACCAATGGGCGTTATGCGCGGCCGACCGTGTGGCGACCGCCTTCTACGACGCGCGCCGCTGGCGCCGCGACTGCCTCCGTCGCGGCGGGCGAAGCGCTGAGTATGCCGGCTGGTTCGATGGCGGCGAGTGCCGGCGGTACCGTGCGCAACGCCGTCGGCAATGCAACAGGCGGCGCGCCGGGAAGTCCCGCCTCCGTTCACCGGGCAAGCGCGCCCAAGCCGTGGACGCCCGCCGAGCCGGTCTCACCCTCCGGCTGGCTCAACACCGACACGCCGCGCCCACATTCGCGCGAAACGGTGGCCCCGCTGATGGAAGCCGCACGCGTCGCGGCCACGCCGCCGACTGTCTTCGGCAGCACGGCTGCCCTGCAATCGTCGAAAGCGGCAGCGGCCAATGCCGGCGCGCGCGGCCCGTCGGTGAATCCGGCCGTGGCATCGGCGCGCTCGGCGGCCTTGCGCGGAGCGACGCTCGCGCAGAGCCGTCAGACGGCATCGGTCGGCGCGGCAACACCCGCCGCGCCGACGCGGCGAGTCGTCGCGCCGTCCGCTTCGCCGGCTGTGCGCCGCGACACGCCGAATCTCAAAGTGCCCGCCTACACGCGCGCCAATCCGCCCGCCCAACCCGTCGCGCCCGCGTCGAGCGTGCAGGAGACTTTGCGCAGCATCGAGGAAAACGCGGCACGCTGGACGACGCTCGCGGGCGCGAGTCTCGCCCGGCGCACGGCGAGCGATCCGGCGAAGGTTGTCGACACCCATAGCGCGTCGGCTCCCGCCGATGGAGTGAATGCGCAGACGCTGTCCGCTACTGGTCCGGCGGTCGAGGCTTCTATGGGTTCCGCAAGCTCGGCGGCCGTTTCGGGCGCGGCGGCCGTAGCTGCAGTCGATCAGGCCGTGTCGGCGCTTGAAGCTGCCATTGCCACGCATACGACGCCCGCTGCGGAAACAGTTGCACCTGTCGAATCAGCGAACGGGGCCGAACGCAACGAAGAACAGGCTCATGCGGTTGTGGCCGTGCCGCCCGTGGTGTCTTCGGCTGAGGTGCAATCGCATGTCGCCGAGGCAGAGCCGCAAGCGCAAACCGTCGCCGCAGAGCAAACGGATTCGCCTCGCGCCGAGACCGAGATTGCACACGCTCAGCCGACCGCGATTGTCAGCAACGTGACGGCAAGCGCGACTGTTGTCGAAGCGGACGCACATGCCAGCGCCGCACCGGCGATTGAATCGACCGTTGTAGCGGCTGTGTCCGAGCCGGTTGAACCGCAACTGCAAGCCGTTGCCGAACGTGTCGCGACAGAGACCCAAGCGATTGAGCAGAGCGTGGCGCCCGTTGCCCCGACCTCCACGTCACTCGAACCGGTGACCGCCATCGCATCGTCCGAACAACCGGCGGCGCCTTCGACCGAGGCATCGATGCCTTTCGTCGAATCCGCACCAGCCGATGCAATCGCAACGCCCGCGCAACCCACTTCAACGCATCTCGACGAGCACGAAACCGCGGCGACCCACCCAGAATTGCCAACGCAAATCGCCGTCGCGGAACAGCCTGCGACTGTCGCTCATGCGGTCGAGTCGCCAGCCAAGCCCGAAGCTCCGGTTGCACCGTCAACGCACATCGCGAGCGAAACTGTGTCACCCGCAGCGGAAGAGCCCGCGCTCGCGGAACAGGTTGAAACCGCCCCTACCCCGCTCGCGCCGTGGGATGCAATCACGCAATCCGTGTCGCTTCTGCGTGTGGCTTCGACAACCGCTCCATCGACACAACAAGCGCGTCACGCATCGGTATCGAACGCGCCCGCATACGGCGACGCTGACACGCCGACCGAACCTGTCGCCGTATCGACCGCCTTCGACGACACGTCGGACGAGACCGCACCTGAAGCACCTTCGAACATCGTTCGCTTCCCGGGCACGGCCCTCGTTGCGCAAGCGCCTGAACAGAATACGGCCGACGAGTTCGAGCCTGACCTGGCGCAAGACGAGCCCGAAGCACAGCAAGACGCGCAACAGGAGCCGCCTGCCGCTGCCCCGCCCCGCCCTGCCGTGCGCGGCCACAGCGGTCCTGCTTTCGAGTTTTACGCGCCCGCGGCCTCGCACATCGAACTGCCGTCGCTCGATCTGCTCGCGCCCGCCTCGACCGAGACCGAGCCCGTCAGTGAAGAAAAGCTCGCCGAAACGGGCGCGTTGATCGAGCAGCGTCTGCAAGAATTCAAGGTGCCGGTGACGGTGGTCGGCGCATCGGCGGGCCCCGTCATCACGCGCTTCGAAGTCGAGCCGGCGCTCGGCGTGCGCGGCAGCCAGATCGTCGGGCTGATGAAGGACCTGTCGCGTGGTCTCGGCCTTACTTCGATCCGCGTCGTTGAGACGATTCCAGGCAAGACCTGCATGGGTCTCGAACTGCCGAATGCCAGGCGTCAGACGATCCGTCTCTCCGAGATTCTGGAAGCCAACGTCTATCAGAAGTCCGCGTCGAATCTGACGCTGGCGATGGGCAAGGACATCACCGGCCACCCGGTCGTCACCGATCTCGCGAAGGCGCCGCACATGCTGGTCGCGGGTACGACGGGTTCGGGCAAGTCGGTGGCGATCAACGCGATGATCGTCTCGCTGCTGTACAAGGCGACGCCCGAAGACGTGCGAATGATCATGATCGATCCGAAGATGCTGGAGCTTTCCGTGTACGAAGGCATTCCGCATCTGCTCGCGCCCGTCGTGACGGATATGAAGCTCGCCGCGAACGCGCTCAACTGGTGTGTCGGCGAGATGGAGAAGCGCTACCGGCTGATGTCGGCCGTCGGCGTGCGCAACCTGCAAGGCTTCAACCAGAAGATTCGCGACGCCGCCGCGAAAGAGAAGAAGATCGGCAATCCGTTCTCGCTAACGCCGGACGCACCCGAGCCGCTGTCGCCGCTGCCGCTGATCGTCGTCGTGATCGACGAACTGGCCGACCTGATGATGGTCGCGGGCAAGAAGATCGAAGAGCTGATCGCGCGTCTCGCGCAAAAGGCGCGGGCAGCGGGCATTCACCTGATTCTCGCGACGCAGCGCCCGTCCGTCGACGTGATCACGGGTCTCATCAAGGCGAACATCCCGACGCGCGTTGCGTTCCAGGTGTCGTCGAAAATCGACTCGCGCACGATTCTCGACCAGATGGGCGCCGAGTCACTGCTCGGCCAGGGCGACATGCTGTTCCTGCCGCCCGGCACCGGCTACCCGCAGCGCGTGCACGGCGCGTTCGTCGCCGACGAGGAAGTGCACCGGATCGTCGAGCATCTGAAGCAGTTCGGCGAACCGGAATACATCGAAGGCATTCTCGACGGCCCGGCGACGGATGGCGGCGGCACGCAGGATCTGTTCGGCGAAACGCCGGATGCGGAAGCCGACCCGTTGTACGACGAAGCCGTCTCGTTCGTCGTGCGCACACGACGCGCGTCGATCTCGGCGGTACAGCGGCAGTTGCGCATCGGCTATAACCGCGCGGCGCGACTCGTCGAGCAGATGGAGACGGCGGGCCTCGTGTCGGCGATGGGCATCAACGGGAGCCGCGAAGTGCTCGCGCCGGGGCCGGCGGAATAA